A single genomic interval of Stieleria maiorica harbors:
- a CDS encoding ECF-type sigma factor, with protein sequence MSDDRGDTENWQPGTTEEMLPRLYGELRMLAASCLRMEQPGQTLQATALVHEAFLRLAASTSSWDSEGHFFASAAKVMRRVLVDNARRKQTIKHGGAWNRVELFDFDLGRDPQGDRIVELDDLLHELASLDHRAAQIVEFRVFAGMTFDEIACALADNTSSVFRDWVFARAWLASKLQP encoded by the coding sequence ATGTCTGACGATCGAGGCGACACCGAAAACTGGCAACCTGGAACGACCGAAGAGATGTTACCGCGGCTCTACGGAGAACTGCGAATGCTCGCCGCCTCGTGCCTGCGCATGGAACAGCCGGGACAGACGCTTCAGGCAACTGCGTTGGTCCATGAAGCGTTTCTAAGATTGGCCGCCAGCACTTCTTCTTGGGATTCCGAGGGACACTTTTTCGCATCGGCAGCCAAGGTGATGCGTCGTGTGCTCGTGGACAATGCGCGACGTAAACAAACCATCAAGCATGGGGGGGCCTGGAATCGCGTGGAACTATTTGACTTTGATTTGGGACGCGACCCCCAAGGCGATCGGATCGTTGAACTTGATGATCTATTACACGAGCTCGCCTCGTTGGACCATCGCGCCGCCCAGATTGTCGAATTCAGGGTCTTCGCCGGGATGACTTTCGACGAAATCGCCTGTGCGTTGGCAGACAACACGTCGTCCGTTTTTCGTGACTGGGTCTTTGCCCGAGCCTGGCTGGCTTCAAAGTTGCAACCCTGA